The DNA sequence CATGGAATGATGAAAGCACTCGCAAAACGTCAGGTTCTCAAAGCAGTGAAATCCCAGAGCAGGAAGGTATTTATTATGCGAAAATAAAATTTGCTCAAAATGAAATGAGTGGTAAATAAAAATGAAGATGGAAAAGATGATAGATGATATTTTACCGATTATGGATGTAGAGCACGATTGCATCCTATCCAAACAAGGAGATGTAACAGTGGTATTCAAAGCAGAACTGCCCGAAATATTTACTTTGTCGGATCAGGAATACGAAGCGTTCCATCAGGCATGGCTCAAAGCCATAAAGTTACTTCCAAAATTTAGCGTGTTTCACAAGCAGGATTGGTTTATAGACAGTAAGTTTGAGCCGGATTTTACAAGTGAAGACTCTAGTTTTCTGACCCGCAGCAGTGAGCGATTTTTTAATGAACGACCATTTCTGGATCATTCGTGTTATATTTTCCTGACCAAAAAACCCGCAGGCAGAAAAACGTCCAGTTCCTTATTTTCTAATTTAATTAGGAACTCAATTGTTCCGGAAGAAACACTGAAGGCACAAGTACGCCAAGAATTTGTTGATAGTACTGGACAATTCAGACGCATATTGGAAGACAGTGGTTTTGTAAAGCTCACCCGTCTTGGTAATGAGGATCTTCGAAGCCACAGCAGAAAAATTGGGATTATAGAGCGTTATTGTTTTCTTTCTGAAAAGGAAAACTCATTTATTTTTAAGGACATTGCTTTTGATGACGGTTTGCAGGTCGGCGACAAGCATTGCCAGATTTATACTTTGGGAGATGCAGCTGATCTGCCCGCCTTATGTGGTTCCCGAATTAATTATGACCGCTATTCCACCGATAAAACCAAATTCAGTATTGGATTTGCTTCAACTTTGGGTCAATTGTTATCCTGTAACCACATTTATAACCAGTACATTTTCATAGAGGATTTTCAAAAAACTTTGCAAAAACTTGAAAGTAAAAGACTACGATTACAGTCCTTATCAGCCTATAGCAGGGAGAATTTGATTGCCCGTGATGCCACTAATGATTTCCTTAACGAGGCTATTAGCCAGCAGAGACTGCCAGTCAAAGCACATTTTAATGTATTGATTTGGACGGACAATAAAGAAGAACTCAAAGATTTAAAGAACAAGGTGTCTTCCGCCTTAGCTCAGATGGATGCAGCTGCTAAACAAGAGACAGTGGGCGCTGCACAGATTTTCTGGGCAGGAATTCCCGGTAATTCTGCAGATTTCCCAATGAATGACACTTTTGATACGTTTACGGAACAAGCAACCTGTTTTTTGAATCTGGAAACAGGTTACCGCTCTTCCATGAGTCCAATTGGAATTCGATTGGGAGATCGCTTGACTGGAAAACCTGTTCATGTGGATATTAGTGATGAGCCAGTTAATATGGGTATTTGTACCAATCGGAACAAATTTATACTGGGCCCATCTGGAAGCGGAAAGTCCTTTTTTACCAACCATATGGTCAGAAGTTACTATGAGCAGGGAACGCATATTGTACTTGTTGACGTAGGACATAGCTACAAGGGACTGTGTGATATGGTTAATGGGTATTACTTTACTTATGATGAAAAAAATCCAATCCGATTCAATCCATTTTATATCAGCGAAGGTGATATACTCGATACCGAGAAAAAAGAAAGTATTAAAACATTACTCCTGGCACTCTGGAAAAAAGACAATGAAACCTTCAATCGAAGTGAGTATGTAGCACTGTCCAATGCGCTTCAATTGTATTATGAAAAGTTAGATAGCAATTCTGAGTTATTTCCCTGTTTTGACACTTTTTATGAATTTCTGAAGAATGATTTTGTAACCATTTTGGAGGGCGACAAGGTAAAGGAAAAGGATTTTGATGTGAATAATTTCCTTTATGTGCTTCGTCCTTACTACAAAGGAGGTGAATTTGATTACCTCTTAAATGCTACTGAGAATCTGGATCTATTAAAAGAACGCTTTATTGTTTTTGAACTCGATAACATCAAAGACCATCCGATACTCTTTCCCGTGGTAACTATCATCATCATGGAAGTCTTCATCAGTAAGATGCGTAAACTCAAAGGAGTCCGTAAAATGATCCTGATTGAAGAAGCTTGGAAAGCCATTGCCAAGGAAGGTATGTCGGAATACATAAAGTATTTGTTTAAGACCGTGCGTAAATTCTTTGGTGAAGCCATAGTAGTGACTCAGGAAGTCGAAGATATTATATCCTCGCCAGTGGTCAAGCAGGCTATCATTAATAACAGTGACTGCAAGATATTGCTGGACCAGAGCAAGTACCAAAATAAGTTTGAGCAAATCCAGGAGCTGCTTGGACTTACCGACAAAGAAAAAGCACTCGTACTCTCGGTAAACAAAGCCAATGATCCTAATAAGAAATACAAAGAAGTATTCATCTCACTTGGAGGCATGCAGTCGAAAGTATACCGCACAGAGGTATCCCTTGAGGAATATTACGCCTACACAACCGAAGAAACTGAAAAAGTAAAAGTACAGGCGTATGCTAAGAAATTTGATGGTGATATCAGAAAAGGGATTGCAGCACTTGCCAATGACTTAAGAGCATAAAAAAATTATGAAAACTAAACTACACTACTTATGAAAACAAAGAAGAAAATCATGATTTGCCTGTTGTGCTTTTTACTGATCAGCACTCCGGCAAGACCGACAACAGTTGCAGCAATACCGATTTTAGAAATCGTAAAAGCGGTTGCCAAAAAGGTAATTAAGGCTATTGACCTAAGGATTCAAAAACTGCAAAACAAAACGATCTGGCTTCAGAATGCACAGAAAAAAATCGAAAATATCTTATCCAAACTAAAATTGGATGAGATATCCGAATGGACACAAAAACAAAAAGAGCTCTATAGGAATTATTACGAGGAACTGGCAAAAGTCAAATCTATCATTACCTATTACCAGCGTATCAAGGACATCAGTAAAAAGCAGGTTCGTTTGGTTGATGAATATGAAAGAGTTTGGAGCTTGTTTCAAAAGGATGCTCATTTTAATGCAAGTGAACTCAATTATATGCAAAGTGTGTACTCGGGAATATTAGATGAAAGCCTGAAAAATATCGATCAGATTTTCCTGGTCTTGGATTCTTTTACTACTCAGATGAGTGATGCCAAAAGACTAGAAATTATAAACAGTGCTGCAGATCAGATTGATGCCAATTATGATGACTTGACACTATTCAATAGACAAAACATACTGCTGAGTCTTCAAAGAGCCAAAACAGAGCATGATGTCAAATCCATCAAACAATTTTACGGAATTCCGTAAACAATCTAAAAAATCATGAAAAAGATATTTTTACTAGTGCTTATTACTGCGCTCACTACAGGGCATCTTCAGGCCCAAGCCAAACAGCAAAGGATGCTTTTACAGCAAATTGCAGCCCTGCAAGTGTATATCGGATATGCTCAAAAAGGCTATTCCATAGTCAAAAAAGGGCTCAACACCATAGGAGATTTCAAACGCGGAGAATTTAATCTTCATAAAGATTACCTGAGTTCCTTAAAGGCGGTCAATCCCAAAATAAAAAAGTATGCAAGGGTAACGGAAATTATAGCCCTCCAGATTAAAATCATGAAAAGCTATAAAGGCTTTTATCAGCAAATTCGGCAGGATGATTTGTTTCATGGAGATGAAATCGATTATATCAAAAGGGTATTTGAACGATTAATCAAAAATTGTGATACCAATTTGGATGAGCTTTTAACAATCATCATGGACGGACAACTCGAAATGAAAGATGATGAGAGAGTGAAACGCATTGATATGATCTACCAGAGTATGCTTGATAATTATACTTTTTGTGAGAGTTTCAGTAATCAAACTAAAGTCCTGGCTGTATCAAAAGCAAACGAATTAAAAGACGCTAAAAACAGCCGTATCCTAAACGGCATAAATACTGATTTGCCATGAAAAAATTACTGATTATAGGAACTGTATTTATTCTTTTTTTATTTCCGTCTAAAGTAACAGCCCAAAAACAGGAAATCCAACAGTTGATTTTGAACATAGAGAAATTGGCCCAGTTCAAACAGATTCTAAAGGATATGAAAAAAGGATATGAAATACTTAGCGGCGGTTATAATACAGTGAAGGATTTGTCAGAGGGAAATTTCAGCCTTCATGAAACATTTTTGGATGCACTGATGCAGGTTAGTCCAACAGTTAAGAATTACAAGCGTATAGGAGATATTGTTAATTATCAGGTGCTGCTGGTAAAAGAATATAAGTCTGCTTTTAACCGCTTTAGGGATAGTAAAAATTTTAATCCTGAAGAAATCGCCTATCTCGAAAGAGTGTATGATAATCTTTTTAAGCAAAGTCTTAGAAATCTTGATGAATTGACTTCGGTGATTACCGCTAATAAAATGCGAATGTCAGATGATGAAAGGCTGACCTCTATTGACAAAATATATACAGATATGCAGGACAAACTTTTGTTCCTGAGAAACTTCAACAACAATACGGCTGTACTGGGTTTGCAACGTGCCAAAGAGCGTAATGATACTCAGGCAATGCGCAATATTTATAAGTTAAATAACTAAATATCCACTCTCATGATAAAGATAAATAAGCAAATAATACTTGTTCTTCTTGCAATGATATTGCCATTTACGATACAGGCACAAGGAATTGCAGACGACATGAATGGTCTGCATAGTGTATTGGAACAATTGTATGATGAAATGATGCCTTTGTGCAGTAATCTCATTGGCGTCGGTCAAGGTCTTGCCGGTTTTGCAGCGATGTGGTATATCGCCTCAAGAGTCTGGAGGCATATTGCGAGTGCTGAACCCATAGATTTCTATCCGCTCTTTCGTCCTTTTGTTATCGGGTTTTGCATTATGATTTTCCCCTCTGTCCTGTATATGATTAATGGTGTCATGAAACCTACTGTTACCGCAACTGCTGCAATGGTAGAGGGATCGAATAAAGCGATTGAAAGACTGCTTAAAGAAAAAGAAGAGGCGCTCAAAGAAACAGATCCCTGGAAAATGTATGTGGGTTCGACAGGAAGCGGCGATCAGGACAAATGGTACCGCTATACCCATGATGATGCAGATCCAAGTGGTCAGGGAATGCTGGACGGTATTGGGAATGACATCAAATTTGCGATGAGCAAAGCCTCTTATAATTTTCGCAATTCAGTAAAAGAATTGATGAGCGAGGTACTGCGTGTATTATTTGAATCTGCTTCCCTATGCATCGATACGCTGAGAACTTTTCAATTGGTGGTACTTTCTATTTTAGGTCCAATCGTTTTTGGCATTTCGGTCTTCGATGGTTTCCAACACACCCTTACCGTCTGGCTGGCACGTTACATAAATATCTATCTGTGGCTCCCTGTGGCTAATATATTTGGAAGTATTATCGGAAAAATTCAGGAGAATATGCTCAAAATTGATATCGCACAAGCGGGTGAATACGGTAATACTTTCTTTAGCAGGACTGATATTGCCTATCTGGTCTTTATGATTATTGGAATTATAGGTTATTTCACTGTCCCTTCTGTTGCCAATTACATTGTTCATGCCGGAGGCGGTGGAGCACTCGGACAAAAAGTAACCAGTATGTTTAGTAATTCTACAACTTCCCTTGTCAATACTACATCTCAAGGAACTACAATGGCCGCAGATGCAATGGGGAATGCTGCCGGTCGTATGTATCAAAGCATGTCTGATTCCGGTAATTCTGCTCCTTACTTCAAGGACAAGGATAATTATATGGCCGATAAATTAAAAGGTAAATCTTAACCCTAAATTCAAAGTTTATGTTTAGCAAAATGAAAAATATTGATACTGCTTTTCGGCATGTTCGCGGATTTACCATTCTGGTCATTACAGGCTGCATTTTAATTAGCTGCTTTTCACTTTATAAGAGTTTCTCGCTGGTGTCTCAAATGCAAAATAAGGTTTATATACTGGCTAATGGAAAAGCACTTGAAGCCTACGCTTCAGACCGAAAAGATAATATTCCAGTCGAAGCTAGAGATCATGTAAAAACGTTCCATAAGCTGTTTTTTACACTTGACCCGGATGACAAAGTCATTAAAAGCAATGTAACAAAGGCTCTTTATCTGGCCGATGACAGTGCCAAACGGGTCTATGACGATTTAAAGGAAAACGGCTATTACTCCGGAATTATATCAGGGAATGTCAGCCAGACGATACAGATTGACAGTGTGACTATTGACCTTAACAACTATCCGTATGGATTCCGGTGTTATGCTACTCAAAATATCATCCGCACCACCAGCATTGCCCATCGAAACCTGATAACTGAAGGCAACCTTCGTAATGTATCTCGAAGCGACAACAATCCGCATGGCTTTTTAATCGAGCGATGGAATACTATTGAGAATCGCGATATAAGTACTGAAAACAGAAAATAATAAAGCTGTACATCATGAAACTCTTTTTTAAACGAATTAGCAAAAAAAGCGATGTTCTTGCAACTGCTAAAAATAATCTATGCCAAAAGTTTGACCAGGCTAATCTGCGATTGCAGTATAAATGCGCCAATTGGCTTGAACGTAAAACAGCTCATTTTACACGTCTTAACTGGATTGTGATTCTGTTGTGTTTTACAGTATTTACAACTGGCTGCAGTATATGCCTGATTGTTAATAGTTTTTCAGGTAATAAAAATAGAAATATAACATTAACTCCGATTACCAAATCAACCAATCTGTTACCCACAAAAGAAAAGCCTCTTGAACTCAATACAATTATCAGCGAAACTGAATTTGAAAAAATCACAAGTTTTCGGAGGTATATGGATAGTCTGGGGCGCAGTCCGACAGGAAAAAGAACGCATGACAGTATTGTGTTACACCGTCCTGGACTTCTGGACAGTCTAACAATAATAGAAAATTATTATTACTCACATCTTAAAAATTAATATCATGGAACAAAACACAAAATCATTAAAGGCCTTAAAACATCGTAAGATGCTCTTGGTACTGCCAATATTGGCTTTACCATTTCTAACTGCCATATTTTGGGCATTGGGAGGTGGAAAAATGGATGCTGCCAACTCAGCAGCACCACATCAAAAAGGTTTTAATCTAAAACTTCCCAATGCGAACCTGAAAGAAGGAATTCCGCTCGATAAAATGAATTATTACGATATGGCTGCTCTTGATTCAGCAAAGCTTGATGAACTTATTAAAAAAGATCCTAATTATTTGAGCCAATCCTTTCAGATCGATTCCACCGAAGACAGCAGTGCTGTTACCTATAGAAAAGAGCCAAATGGCTTAAATAAGTCCGTTTATCGTGATCCAAACGAAGAAAAAGTACATCAAAAATTGGAAGCACTGCAAAAAGCAATCAATACACCTGTGTCAATTCCGGAGCAAAATAAAGATTATGTAAAAATTGCAAAATCGAATGAAACCTCGCTGCATTCCAATGATGTGGACAGGTTCGAACAAATGATGCAGTCTATGAATCAAGAGCAGGAAAGTCAGGATCCGGAACTGCAGCAACTCGGCGGAATGCTGGAGAGTATTTTGGATATCCAGCATCCGGGCAGGGTACAGGAAAAATTGAAAAAAGCGTCTGAGGCTCAGCGCGGACAAGTCTTCGCTATCTCAACGGGAGAAAAAGAAAATCCTGTTTCTTCTTTACAAAACAAAACATTGAACAGTTCTGAGTACAAACAGAATGGTTTTTACTCTTTAGACGAACTCGAAAATGATGATTTAATGCAGAATGCTGTAGAAGCCATTATTCATGAAACACAAACAGTTGTAAATGGCTCCACAGTTAAGTTCCGACTCATGAATGACATCTTTATAAACGGTATTAAAATTCCAAAAGACAATTTTTTGTTTGGAACCGCTTCATTAAAAGGAGAACGATTAACTATCAATATTAGCAGTATCAGATACAACAACTCCCTATTCCCAGTGGACTTGTCTGTTTACGATATGGATGGACTTATTGGAATATACATCCCGGGAGCCATTAATCGTGATGTCGCCAAAGCTTCCGCTGATCGCTCCATGCAAACTTTGGGAGTTGCATCGCTGGACGATTCCTGGGGAGCTCAGGCAGCGGGAGCAGGAATTGAAGCTGCAAAAAGTCTTTTAAGCAAAAAAGTAAAACTGGTTAAAGTAGTGGTAAAAGCAGGGTATAAAGTACTACTGCGTGATGAAAAACAGAAACAAAAAGATTCCAATTAAAAACTAAAAATGATAGAGATGAAAAATTTTAAACTATTGGTGATGGGGCATCTGTTATTTATGACCATCGGTGTATTGGCACAGCAAACAAGTAAAAACCGTTTATTCCAAACAGAATCAGACTCCTTAATGATAGCCTATTCAAAAACGACCAATATTGTATTTCCTTTTGCCATAAAAAGTGTCGACAAGGGAAGTACCGATATATTGGTACAAAAAGCAAAAGGTCTTGAAAATATCCTTCAGGTTAAGGCAGCCCAAAGGGGATTTTTTCAGACCAATCTTACGGTGGTGACTGCAGATGGTAAACTTTATTCTTTCGTGTTGGGCTATGATGAAGATTTCCCTCAGCTGAATCTTACCCTTAATAAAACTAAGCCTGATGGACAGGAAATTTATTTTTCAGATGAAATTATTAATGATCAGGATATTGAGGAATATTCAAAGTTAGCGCTATACGACAAAAAAAAGCTGCGAGGTCAAAAGGAAAGTAAATACGATATTGATTTTAGGCTCAACGGAATTTTTATTCGTGACGAAGTTATGTATTACAGGATAAAGATAACCAACAATTCTAAAATCAATTATGAGATCGATCAGCTTCGTTTTTTTATTCGCGACACTAAAAAAATAAAACGCACAGCTTCACAGGAAATTGAAATTACACCAATTTATATCCTGAATGATATTGATAAAATTGAAGCAGAAGCAGAAAACATCTTTGTATTTGCACTGCCAAAATTTACAATTCCGGAAAAAAAATATTTAGCCATACAACTCATGGAGAAAAATGGCGGCAGACATTTAGAAAAACATGTCAAGAATACAAAACTGGTACAGGTGACTGTACTTCCTAAACTTTAAGCTATATAATAATTTAAAAAATTGAATCATGAACGAGAAAAATTTTGAATACTTAAGAGATCAGATTAAGTATACCGGTTTCGGTGAAGCACTGGAATCTCAATTAAAGGAAAAAATGCAGAAAGAAGAACCTGATTTCACTTTGACGCATAACACGCAATATGGTAATGATACCGCTACAGCGACGTTAAATTTTAAAAAATCCGATCAAAGCGACATTTACTTTTTTAATTCTTATAAAGTAGAATTGCAAAAAGAAAATTCTAAAGAGGCATTGGAGCAAACCTTTTACATCAATAAGGGCAGCAACATAACCATGAAAGAAGCTTACAATCTTATGGAAGGCAGATCGGTAAATAAAGATCTCACCAGTAAAGAGGGCGAAGTTTACAATTCTTGGGTTCAAATGGACTTCAAACAATCCGAAACTAATGGAAACTTTAAACTAAACCATTACCATCAGAATTACGGTTATGATTTAGAAGCAGCACTCTCCAAACATCCAATTAAAGAACTGGAAACTCCAAAATACAAAGAAGACTTGATTAATTCTTTGAAAAAGGGAAATCTGCAATCCGCTACTTTCCAAAAAGAAGGTAATGAGATCAAGCAGTATATTGAAGCCAGCCCGCAATTCAAGACAATTAATGTGTATGACAGTAATTTGCAGCGCATTGATAATCGTAAGTCCAAAGAAGAAAAGCAATCTGAAACCCAGCAAGTTTCTGAAAAGCAAGGCAGTAAAAAGCAAAACCAAACTGCTGATGACGATGGTCCAGAAGTGCCAAAGGAAGCTAAGAAAAAAAAGAAAAGTCAATCCATGTAATCAGTAATCATGAACGAACAACTTCCCATTAACAGAGTAGAGATGGAATTAAACCAGTGGCGCTCCAGGGAAGAGCGCTTTAGTAAACTGTTTAATTTCAGTCTTTCCAATAATAGGTCATTGATTAAAGAAAAACTGCATCATTACGAGCGTATTGGAACAAAGTATAAGGGGACAAAAAATATTGAGGAGCGTTTTGCTTTGCAGATGCTCAAGCAGGAAAAGAACAAGATTCTAAAACAGCTTTATCCCAATTTATTAGTTCGTCTTGTTCGTAAACTGTTTGTTGCGCCACTCATAGACCAAATTGCGGTACGCAAGGATGTAAAAGAGCAGGAAAAAAACAACCAATCGCTGTACGATCAGGTACAGCGAATTGGTTTTAAAGATTTGTCAAGTCAAATTGATCAGCAAATTAAACAGGGTCATGAGCAGTTCACTATTCCGGTCTCCTATTACGTCAACGAAAAGGAGCGATTGGATCATGAGTTGTCTTTTATTAAAAATCAGAGCGGACAGTATCAATTTGAAGGATATAAAACCACTTTGCAAAATGAATCAAAGCCTGATGAAGTGAGAAGCCAATATTTTAAAGTACAACAGGGAAATTTTATTGATACAACACAGGCATATAATTTATTAGCGGGACGTTCCATTCAGAAGGAAAAATCCTGGATTCAACTGGATCTTAATGATAAAGACGCAAGCGGCAATCACCACATAAAAGAATTTCATTCGGGGTATGGTTATGATCTTGAAAAAGCCTTACAGCAACTTCCTTTAAAGGAATTATCAAATAAAACTCAAGCCGATAAATTAAAGGATAATTTAAAACAAGGAAATCGGCTGCCTGTAACCTTGATTAAAAATGGAGATGAACATCGGTTTTATATTGAAGCTAATCCTCAGTTTAAATCGGTAAACATTTACGATCAGCACTCAAGAAAAATAACACTTTCAACTGCATTGGGTAACAGAACAATAGAAACTTTAAAACAAATTCAAAAAACGAGTGAGAGCAAGCAGGAAAACCATTCGAAAAAGAATAATATGCGTATTAGCTGATAAACTGTGATATAATGAAAACATTAAAACCTCTATCTGATTTCTTTAAGGCAATAGAGAAAGATCATCGTATCAGTATTACGCATATTGGTATTTATGCCGCATTGCTTCAATTTAGGACCGAAAAGGGTTTTGTTAACCCTATAGAGGTCTATAGGAATGAAATCATGAAATTAGCCAAGATAACCGGACCTGTAACATACCATAAATGCATGCGTGAACTAAACGAGTATGGCTATATTAGTTATCTGCCAAAGAGAAATAGAAACCAGAGAAGTACGATTTATTTCAATTCTTAGTGATATTGATAAAGAAATAAAATTGCAAAAAAGTTTATGTTATGAAGAAGTTTGTTGTTGAAGAACTTCCCGACGCGGTTTCAAAATTGTATGGGAAGATGAAAGGAATAGAAAGGTTTTTAGAAAAAAATAAAACTTACCTTAGTAAAAGAAATTCGTCATTTAATGCCTTAGCAAAAGAGAAGTGCAGTTCTAATTTCAACAAGAGCGATTTGGCACAACTTTTTTATATTCTTATGGATGAGAAAATTTTATTTTTTGATGATCGAAATCAAAAGTGCAATAGAAGTAAAATTCAGTTTTTTATAGAAAATAATTTTACATATATAGGAGATTCAGGATTTCAAACAAACATAGATACAATAAGTAAACAGTTTTCGGAGTCAAAAGGATTTACCTATAAAGAAAAGCAAATAAGATTTCTTGATAATATTATTGATCTACTTGAAAAACGGAGAGAAAAATTAATTTGCTGGTAATTTGTATCATTTTAAAAACTAAAAATTAACTATTATGTCTAAAGAAGGTAATAAAACTAAAATGTCTTATATAGTAGCAATCAAACAATTGCTAGATCCTTTATATGCCAGACTGGAAAAAATAGATTTAAAAATAAAAGGAAACAATACAAAAGACAGCTTACGATATTATAGAAATGAAGATTTAAAGAAAATATTTGGACTTTCAAATAATACAATCATCAAATACCGTCAAACGGGTATACTTCCTTACACTAAGCTAGGGGATATTTACTTGTATGAATCAAGCAAAATAGAAAAAATACTTAGCGAAAACGAGCCGTGATTATTATTGATTGTATATCTGCAAACAAAATAATATACTACTTCAACACAAAGGCAAAAGGATTCAATTGTGAATTCTTTTGCCTTTTTTAATATTGGTCAGTCTTTAACTGGCTAATTGTTTAAGTGTACTTTTGTTTTAATTTTGACATATCTTCCATAATATTTATATCCAGTACCTTAGCATAATGCTGCGTCTGTTTAATATTAGTATGTCCCATCATTGCCGAAACATTCTCTATTCTTACTCCATTTCCTAAAGTCACCGTAGTTGCAAATGTATGTCTTGCCACATACCAAGTGAGGTGTTTGTCGATACCGCACAAATCAGCAATTTCCTTAAGATAAGCATTCATTTTTTGATTTGATAACTTTGGGATCAGTCCAATTTGCATGTTTCTGTATTTATTAATAATCGCCAAGGTGGGAGGAAGAATAGGGACGTTTGCTCTAATTGTTGTTTTTGCTCTATTGGTTATAATCCACAGATTATCCTTTCCATCCGAAGATATATTATTGGATGTAAGATTGGCGGCATCTACCGGTGCATAACCAGTGTAGCAGCTAAAGAGAAAAACATCTTTAACCTTTTCGAGACGTTTTACTGAAAATTTCTTGTTTTCAATTAAGTTTAATTCTTCCTGAGTAAGAAATACAGCATCGGTGATATGCAGTTTACCATCATAAACATTAAAAGGATCTTTGTCTATTATTCCCATTCTGATGCTGTATTTACACGCTGTCTTGTACATTCTCATATACTTGACTACCGAGTTATTTTGAATGCCTGTTTTGCCTTTAAAGTTGCTGTCATATTTGAGAAATGCCTCAAGATTGTAAACAAAGGCACTATTCACTTCCGGCAAAGAAATATCTTGTATTCCATACTGTTTTGTCATAAATGTGATAAGCAAATCTTTTGCACGTTCATATTTCTGGTAGGAAGCCTTTGATCGCTCTTGGGCATCGACCTTTCTTTTAAAGAACTCATTA is a window from the Flavobacterium cupriresistens genome containing:
- a CDS encoding helix-turn-helix domain-containing protein; translation: MSKEGNKTKMSYIVAIKQLLDPLYARLEKIDLKIKGNNTKDSLRYYRNEDLKKIFGLSNNTIIKYRQTGILPYTKLGDIYLYESSKIEKILSENEP
- a CDS encoding site-specific integrase, producing MLKVIFYLKAGKFNKSGESPIYARISYKKQSITMAAGKSILKERWQFTDNLRSVLKLEKEKVIKNTLDLFLLGMEKKFNELLKIDPDFSLQLLKDEFKGETTVKEDSVSIIEIMNKHNEFFKRKVDAQERSKASYQKYERAKDLLITFMTKQYGIQDISLPEVNSAFVYNLEAFLKYDSNFKGKTGIQNNSVVKYMRMYKTACKYSIRMGIIDKDPFNVYDGKLHITDAVFLTQEELNLIENKKFSVKRLEKVKDVFLFSCYTGYAPVDAANLTSNNISSDGKDNLWIITNRAKTTIRANVPILPPTLAIINKYRNMQIGLIPKLSNQKMNAYLKEIADLCGIDKHLTWYVARHTFATTVTLGNGVRIENVSAMMGHTNIKQTQHYAKVLDINIMEDMSKLKQKYT